In one window of Rathayibacter caricis DSM 15933 DNA:
- a CDS encoding cell wall-binding repeat-containing protein has product MADVGSTMRLTALGAALTVLAGLSTPVPASAAPLDEPPTLTVAVRYVDVDGRPASGPAMTSFELRGADPDGVGSDGPWSGSSTSVFGDTMTWTGLRPGAFTVRASAPSWGAAWFGDTPLASQAQVIVLSPGEDDRVEIELRPGAVVSGLVTRGGSVDAWLQDPDSGTWESMGRVSNVIRDDDTYTLESLPAGDYVLRAEDSTDWNRVFSDRYWKDSPTLAGATTVRLGAGSTTSGIDLRLRPWQTVSDRIAGSDRYATAVEVSRSAFTDPVPVVYLVSGANWPDALSAGPAAAVGDGALLLTDPRTLPGVVEDEIRRLSPERIVVVGSPLSVSSAVEARAQTLAPDVERLGGRDRYETSRLVVEDAFAGRPVENVFLATGTNFPDALAVGPVAGIDGDPVVLVDGARDRLDEPTRELATGLSPLGIQVIGSAAAVSDGILRELETEETSTDVRRVAGGDRIATSVAVNEANRGDPLNDRAFLARSDGFADALGAIAAASALRVRTYLTDDDCVRPAVFDSARREGIDRFTLLGGSGTLSPSVAALTRCS; this is encoded by the coding sequence GTGGCTGACGTGGGGAGCACGATGCGCCTGACGGCACTCGGTGCAGCGCTGACGGTCCTCGCCGGGCTCTCGACCCCCGTACCCGCCTCGGCTGCCCCCCTCGACGAGCCGCCGACGCTCACGGTCGCCGTCCGGTACGTCGACGTCGACGGACGACCCGCGTCCGGCCCGGCGATGACCTCGTTCGAGCTCCGCGGTGCCGACCCCGATGGTGTCGGCTCGGACGGCCCCTGGAGCGGGTCCTCGACCTCCGTCTTCGGCGACACGATGACCTGGACGGGCCTGCGGCCGGGCGCGTTCACGGTCCGGGCCTCGGCTCCGTCGTGGGGTGCGGCGTGGTTCGGCGACACTCCGCTCGCGTCGCAGGCGCAGGTGATCGTCCTCTCCCCGGGCGAGGACGATCGGGTGGAGATCGAGCTGCGCCCCGGTGCCGTCGTCTCGGGCCTCGTCACGAGGGGCGGGAGCGTGGACGCTTGGCTCCAGGATCCCGACTCCGGCACCTGGGAGAGCATGGGCCGGGTTTCGAACGTCATCCGCGACGACGACACCTACACCCTCGAGTCGCTCCCCGCGGGGGACTACGTCCTCCGCGCCGAAGACAGCACCGACTGGAACCGGGTTTTCTCCGACCGCTATTGGAAGGACTCCCCGACTCTCGCGGGCGCCACGACTGTGCGCCTGGGCGCAGGCTCGACGACCTCCGGCATCGATCTGAGGCTCCGACCCTGGCAGACCGTCTCGGATCGGATCGCCGGCTCCGACCGGTACGCGACGGCGGTGGAGGTGTCGCGATCCGCTTTCACGGATCCCGTGCCCGTCGTGTACCTCGTCAGCGGAGCGAACTGGCCGGACGCCCTGAGCGCCGGTCCGGCCGCCGCCGTCGGGGACGGCGCACTCCTGCTTACCGACCCGCGGACCCTGCCCGGCGTGGTCGAGGACGAGATCCGCCGCCTCTCCCCCGAGCGCATCGTCGTCGTCGGATCGCCCCTCAGCGTGTCCTCCGCCGTCGAGGCGCGCGCTCAAACGCTCGCACCGGACGTCGAGCGGCTGGGCGGCCGCGACCGCTACGAGACGTCCCGCCTGGTCGTCGAGGACGCCTTCGCCGGTCGGCCGGTCGAGAACGTCTTCCTCGCCACAGGCACCAACTTCCCCGACGCGCTGGCGGTCGGGCCGGTAGCGGGGATCGACGGCGATCCGGTCGTCCTCGTCGACGGCGCCCGCGACCGTCTCGACGAGCCGACCCGCGAGCTCGCCACTGGGCTCTCACCTCTCGGCATCCAGGTGATCGGCAGCGCCGCGGCGGTCTCGGACGGGATCCTCCGCGAGCTCGAAACGGAGGAGACGAGCACCGACGTGCGACGTGTGGCCGGCGGCGACCGGATCGCCACGAGCGTCGCCGTCAATGAGGCTAATCGCGGCGATCCGCTGAACGACCGCGCCTTCCTGGCTCGCTCGGACGGGTTCGCCGACGCGCTCGGCGCGATCGCCGCCGCGAGCGCCCTTCGCGTCCGGACCTATCTGACCGACGACGACTGCGTGCGCCCCGCGGTCTTCGATTCCGCGCGTCGGGAAGGAATCGACCGGTTCACGCTCCTGGGCGGCTCGGGCACGCTCTCGCCGTCGGTCGCCGCGCTCACGCGCTGCAGTTGA
- the gabT gene encoding 4-aminobutyrate--2-oxoglutarate transaminase, with amino-acid sequence MREFSVPQSRALVTELPGPRSIALQERRVASVSRGAGTLANIYMDHASGAVLVDVDGNRLIDLGCGIGVTTIGHAHPAVAAAAAAQAEKLTHTLFTVTPYENYVRVAEKLAEITPGDFEKRSILVNSGAEAVENAVKIARKYTGRRAIASLDHAFHGRTNLTMAMTYRPWPERAGMGPFPGEIYSLPISYPFRDPEGMTGEEAAERSIDYIRTHIGAQELAALFVEPIQGDGGIIIPAPGYFQRLSEFCTENGIVFVADEIQAGIARTGAWYSIEHHGVVPDLITTAKGIAGGFPLAAVTGRAEIMDAVQPGGIGGTFGGNPVSTAAALATFEAIETEGLLEEAQRVERALWARIGDWAERFPVVGEVRGKGAMFGVELVHPGTKRQNPEALTAVLKHATANGVIPLDAGSWDSVLRIMPSVVISEELIDDAMSVIEEALAQLG; translated from the coding sequence ATGCGTGAATTCTCGGTCCCCCAGTCCCGCGCGCTCGTCACCGAGCTCCCCGGCCCGCGCTCGATCGCCCTGCAGGAGCGTCGCGTCGCGAGCGTCTCGCGCGGTGCGGGCACCCTGGCGAACATCTACATGGACCACGCCTCGGGCGCCGTCCTGGTCGACGTCGACGGCAACCGCCTCATCGACCTCGGCTGCGGCATCGGAGTCACGACCATCGGTCACGCGCACCCCGCGGTGGCCGCCGCGGCCGCCGCCCAGGCCGAGAAGCTCACCCACACGCTCTTCACGGTGACCCCCTACGAGAACTACGTCAGGGTCGCCGAGAAGCTCGCCGAGATCACCCCCGGCGACTTCGAGAAGCGCTCGATCCTCGTGAACTCCGGCGCCGAGGCCGTCGAGAACGCCGTGAAGATCGCCCGCAAGTACACCGGCCGCCGCGCGATCGCCTCGCTCGACCACGCCTTCCACGGCCGCACGAACCTCACCATGGCGATGACCTACCGCCCCTGGCCCGAGCGCGCCGGCATGGGCCCCTTCCCCGGCGAGATCTACAGCCTCCCGATCAGCTACCCGTTCCGCGACCCCGAGGGCATGACGGGCGAGGAGGCGGCCGAGCGCTCGATCGACTACATCCGCACGCACATCGGCGCGCAGGAGCTCGCGGCGCTGTTCGTCGAGCCCATCCAGGGCGACGGCGGCATCATCATCCCGGCGCCCGGCTACTTCCAGCGCCTCTCCGAGTTCTGCACCGAGAACGGCATCGTCTTCGTCGCCGACGAGATCCAGGCCGGCATCGCCCGCACCGGCGCGTGGTACTCCATCGAGCACCACGGAGTCGTGCCGGACCTGATCACGACCGCCAAGGGCATCGCGGGCGGCTTCCCGCTCGCGGCCGTCACCGGTCGCGCCGAGATCATGGACGCCGTGCAGCCCGGCGGCATCGGCGGCACCTTCGGCGGCAACCCCGTCTCGACGGCGGCGGCGCTCGCGACCTTCGAGGCCATCGAGACCGAGGGCCTGCTCGAGGAGGCGCAGCGCGTGGAGCGCGCGCTGTGGGCGCGCATCGGCGACTGGGCCGAGCGCTTCCCGGTCGTCGGCGAGGTGCGCGGCAAGGGCGCCATGTTCGGCGTCGAGCTCGTCCACCCCGGCACCAAGAGGCAGAATCCGGAGGCGCTCACCGCGGTCCTGAAGCACGCGACCGCGAACGGCGTCATCCCGCTCGACGCGGGCAGCTGGGACAGCGTCCTGCGCATCATGCCCAGCGTCGTCATCAGCGAGGAGCTCATCGACGACGCGATGTCGGTCATCGAGGAGGCGCTCGCGCAGCTCGGCTGA
- a CDS encoding M50 family metallopeptidase has product MESVLLFVLGVVIIAVGVALSIALHEVGHLVPAKLFGVKVTQYMIGFGRTIYSRRRGETEYGIKALPLGGYIAMIGMYPPKHPGDRVAESSTGFFNGLNGNESAPEPRRGAYSTMIDEARAASAETIGEGEEHRAFYRLPVWKRVIVMFGGPFMNLLIATVLFTVLLCGIGVAQNTSTISTVSQCVVPASQSSAETCSPDDPLAPGAAAGLLPGDRIVSIDGTAVSSWDDLTPIIRESAGTPLAVEIDRDGTSLTLSITPAENEVAVVDDAGSPVLDSSGAVRTQTVGFIGISPAQALVQQPITAVPETVGQNVASVAGVILNLPQRLLDVAQAAFGPEERDANGPISVVGVGRIAGEIAASDQLPVVSKVQTMVGVLASLNVALFVFNLVPLLPMDGGHIAGALWEGLRRRIAKLFGKRDPGPVDIAKLLPLTYAVVLLLGGMSALLIYADIVKPIRLF; this is encoded by the coding sequence GTGGAATCCGTGCTGCTCTTCGTCCTCGGCGTCGTCATCATCGCCGTGGGCGTCGCCCTCTCGATCGCCCTGCACGAGGTGGGGCACCTCGTGCCGGCCAAGCTCTTCGGGGTGAAGGTCACTCAGTACATGATCGGCTTCGGCAGGACGATCTACTCGCGCCGCCGCGGCGAGACCGAGTACGGGATCAAGGCCCTGCCGCTCGGCGGCTACATCGCGATGATCGGCATGTACCCGCCGAAGCACCCCGGCGACCGGGTCGCGGAGTCGAGCACCGGCTTCTTCAACGGGCTGAATGGCAACGAGTCCGCACCCGAACCGCGACGCGGCGCCTACTCGACGATGATCGACGAGGCGCGGGCCGCCAGCGCCGAGACCATCGGCGAGGGGGAGGAGCACCGCGCCTTCTACCGCCTCCCGGTCTGGAAGCGGGTGATCGTGATGTTCGGCGGCCCCTTCATGAACCTCCTCATCGCGACCGTCCTCTTCACCGTCCTGCTGTGCGGCATCGGAGTGGCCCAGAACACCTCGACGATCTCCACCGTCTCGCAGTGCGTCGTCCCCGCCTCCCAGTCCAGCGCGGAGACCTGCTCGCCCGACGACCCGCTGGCTCCGGGCGCCGCGGCGGGGCTCCTTCCGGGCGACCGGATCGTCTCGATCGACGGCACCGCGGTCTCCTCCTGGGACGACCTGACCCCGATCATCCGCGAGTCGGCCGGCACGCCCCTCGCCGTGGAGATCGACCGGGACGGCACGAGCCTCACCCTCTCGATCACCCCGGCCGAGAACGAGGTGGCGGTGGTGGACGACGCGGGCAGCCCCGTGCTCGACTCCTCGGGAGCCGTCCGGACGCAGACCGTCGGCTTCATCGGCATCTCGCCCGCGCAGGCGCTGGTCCAGCAGCCGATCACCGCCGTGCCGGAGACGGTCGGGCAGAACGTCGCGAGTGTCGCCGGCGTGATCCTCAACCTGCCGCAGCGGCTGCTCGACGTGGCGCAGGCGGCCTTCGGCCCGGAGGAGCGCGATGCGAACGGGCCGATCAGCGTCGTCGGCGTCGGCCGCATCGCCGGCGAGATCGCCGCCTCCGACCAGCTGCCCGTGGTGTCGAAGGTGCAGACCATGGTGGGCGTGCTCGCCTCGCTCAACGTGGCGCTGTTCGTCTTCAACCTCGTCCCGCTGCTCCCGATGGACGGCGGTCACATCGCCGGAGCCCTCTGGGAGGGGCTGCGCCGACGCATCGCGAAGCTCTTCGGGAAGCGCGACCCGGGCCCGGTGGACATCGCGAAGCTGCTGCCGCTGACCTACGCGGTCGTGCTGCTGCTGGGCGGGATGAGCGCCCTGCTCATCTACGCCGACATCGTGAAGCCGATACGGCTGTTCTGA
- a CDS encoding FKBP-type peptidyl-prolyl cis-trans isomerase, which translates to MRRAFAILAVVGATLGLTACTGGAEEAAPSASPTPLTCVSEGDASAAVETSGDFATKPVTVFPSPLSVDETERTTAIEGTGDEVEEGDTVLVDYTLYNATSGAEFSASTYASGGRAAFAVDTDQYLSGLVKAVNCATVGSRVVAVVPPADAFGDAGSADFGVGADDSIVMVIDVEAIVPTTATGAPQPPVDGLPTVELAEDGTPTVAIPETDPPTELQLGVLKKGDGQVVADGDSLIVQYQGTVWGTGEVFDQSWGTGTPASFGTGDVIEGFKAALVGQTVGSQVLVVIPPAQGYGEAGNANAGISGTDTLVFVIDILAVS; encoded by the coding sequence GTGCGCAGAGCATTCGCGATCCTCGCCGTCGTCGGCGCGACCCTGGGCCTGACGGCCTGCACCGGCGGTGCGGAGGAGGCGGCGCCGAGCGCGTCGCCCACTCCGCTGACCTGCGTGTCGGAGGGGGACGCCTCGGCGGCCGTCGAGACGAGCGGCGACTTCGCGACGAAGCCGGTCACCGTCTTCCCCTCGCCGCTGAGCGTCGACGAGACCGAGCGCACGACCGCGATCGAGGGCACCGGCGACGAGGTCGAGGAGGGCGACACCGTCCTGGTCGACTACACCCTCTACAACGCGACGAGCGGAGCCGAGTTCTCGGCGAGCACCTACGCCTCCGGTGGCCGCGCCGCGTTCGCCGTCGACACCGACCAGTACCTCTCGGGCCTCGTGAAGGCCGTGAACTGCGCGACCGTCGGCTCCCGCGTCGTGGCCGTGGTGCCTCCGGCGGACGCCTTCGGCGACGCGGGCAGCGCCGACTTCGGCGTCGGGGCCGACGACTCGATCGTCATGGTGATCGACGTCGAGGCGATCGTCCCGACCACCGCGACCGGGGCTCCGCAGCCGCCGGTCGACGGCCTGCCCACCGTCGAGCTCGCCGAGGACGGCACCCCGACCGTCGCGATCCCCGAGACCGACCCGCCGACCGAGCTGCAGCTGGGCGTCTTGAAGAAGGGCGACGGCCAGGTGGTCGCCGACGGCGACAGCCTGATCGTGCAGTACCAGGGCACCGTCTGGGGCACCGGCGAGGTGTTCGACCAGAGCTGGGGGACCGGCACGCCCGCCTCCTTCGGCACCGGCGACGTGATCGAGGGCTTCAAGGCGGCGCTCGTCGGGCAGACCGTCGGTTCGCAGGTGCTCGTCGTGATCCCGCCCGCCCAGGGCTACGGAGAGGCGGGCAACGCGAACGCCGGCATCTCCGGCACCGACACCCTCGTCTTCGTGATCGACATCCTCGCGGTGAGCTGA
- the ispG gene encoding flavodoxin-dependent (E)-4-hydroxy-3-methylbut-2-enyl-diphosphate synthase: MPAVNLGLPKVPMTLAPRRKSRQIKVGKVLVGGDAQVSVQSMCTTPTTNINATLQQIAELTASGCDIVRVAVPSRDDAEALPIIAKKSQIPVIADIHFQPNYVYAAIDAGCAAVRVNPGNIRKFDDQVGKIAAAAKAAGVSIRIGVNAGSLEPSLLQKYGKPTPEALVESAVWEASLFEEHDFHDFKISVKHNDPVVMVKAYRLLAERGDWPLHLGVTEAGPEFQGTIKSATAFGILLGEGIGDTIRVSLSAPPAQEVKVGLQILQSLNLRERKLEIVSCPSCGRAQVDVYTLANDVTAGLEGMSVPLRVAVMGCVVNGPGEAREADLGVASGNGKGQIFVKGEVIKTVPEAEIVKTLIEEANRLAAEMPADDTSTGAPVVTVGAN, from the coding sequence GTGCCAGCAGTGAATCTGGGTCTTCCCAAGGTGCCCATGACCCTCGCCCCCCGCCGCAAGTCCCGCCAGATCAAGGTCGGGAAGGTGCTCGTGGGTGGTGACGCCCAGGTCAGTGTGCAGTCGATGTGCACGACCCCGACGACGAACATCAACGCGACGCTCCAGCAGATCGCCGAGCTCACGGCCTCGGGCTGCGACATCGTGCGGGTCGCCGTGCCGAGCCGCGACGATGCGGAGGCGCTGCCGATCATCGCGAAGAAGAGCCAGATCCCGGTGATCGCCGACATCCACTTCCAGCCCAACTACGTCTACGCGGCGATCGACGCCGGGTGCGCCGCGGTCCGCGTGAATCCGGGCAACATCCGCAAGTTCGACGACCAGGTCGGCAAGATCGCCGCCGCCGCGAAGGCCGCGGGCGTCTCGATCCGCATCGGCGTCAACGCCGGCTCGCTCGAGCCGAGCCTGCTGCAGAAGTACGGCAAGCCCACCCCGGAGGCCCTCGTCGAGAGCGCCGTCTGGGAGGCGAGCCTCTTCGAGGAGCACGACTTCCACGACTTCAAGATCTCGGTCAAGCACAACGACCCCGTCGTCATGGTGAAGGCCTACCGCCTGCTCGCCGAGCGCGGCGACTGGCCGTTGCACCTCGGCGTGACGGAGGCGGGCCCCGAGTTCCAGGGCACGATCAAGTCGGCCACGGCGTTCGGCATCCTCCTCGGCGAGGGCATCGGCGACACCATCCGCGTGTCGCTGTCCGCTCCGCCCGCGCAGGAGGTCAAGGTCGGTCTGCAGATCCTGCAGTCGCTCAACCTCCGCGAGCGCAAGCTCGAGATCGTGTCGTGCCCGAGCTGCGGTCGCGCCCAGGTCGACGTCTACACGCTCGCGAACGACGTCACGGCCGGCCTCGAGGGCATGAGCGTGCCGCTGCGCGTCGCCGTGATGGGCTGCGTCGTGAACGGGCCCGGTGAGGCCCGAGAGGCCGACCTCGGCGTCGCCTCCGGCAACGGCAAGGGCCAGATCTTCGTCAAGGGCGAGGTCATCAAGACCGTCCCCGAGGCCGAGATCGTGAAGACGCTCATCGAGGAGGCCAACCGCCTGGCCGCCGAGATGCCCGCGGACGACACCTCGACCGGCGCCCCGGTCGTCACCGTCGGCGCCAACTGA
- a CDS encoding cell wall-binding repeat-containing protein produces the protein MKRLPTLAAAGAVLLAILATPLSAAAAQPAEISISGEVRVIGPTGAVLPFERVTVRAFSLHGDVVAESYGTGGFALNGLAEGSYVLRAEAAEVAPGWYGGASARSAATVVSASTETADIVLRPGGSVSGTARFSGALPAQRPDIAITPYLQDPATGGWERMSTSASVDFSVQDDPSFRLEHLAPGRYALRAHQWTAEPAYGDEWWSGASSSDGAALVDVVAGAESTGVSFVLPPWKWALPRIDGRDRYDTAVRLTASEFEPGLPVVYVASGATWPDALSAGPAASALGGALLLTDPASLPSTVAAELTRLRPTRVVVVGSELTVSAPVLDAIARASGAPTQRIGGKDRYDTSRLLVDDVFDRDRTAQVFLATGTNYPDALSVGPIAGRRHEAVLLVDGAQPTADAPTRRLLEDLSPGTLVALGGEPSIRQSVLDSLAQGPWTIDRIAGRDRSETSSWLVGEYPTTSEMRYVVTEGGFADALAVSSVAAAKGANVALTRSDCMRAAIPGNARHSAIDTLVLVGGLGTLGPEVAALAPCRG, from the coding sequence ATGAAAAGACTGCCGACACTCGCGGCCGCTGGAGCAGTCCTGCTCGCGATCCTCGCGACTCCGCTGAGCGCTGCGGCCGCGCAACCCGCCGAGATCAGCATCTCCGGCGAGGTTCGGGTGATCGGCCCGACCGGAGCGGTCCTCCCCTTCGAGCGCGTGACCGTGCGCGCCTTCTCTCTGCACGGTGATGTGGTCGCCGAGTCGTACGGCACAGGGGGCTTCGCGCTGAACGGACTCGCCGAGGGGAGCTACGTGCTCCGCGCCGAGGCCGCGGAGGTCGCCCCCGGCTGGTACGGCGGCGCGTCCGCGCGGAGCGCGGCCACCGTCGTCTCCGCCAGCACGGAGACCGCCGACATCGTGCTGCGACCGGGGGGATCCGTCTCGGGGACCGCGCGGTTCTCGGGAGCACTGCCCGCCCAGCGCCCCGACATCGCCATCACGCCCTATTTGCAGGATCCGGCGACGGGAGGCTGGGAGCGGATGAGCACCAGCGCGTCGGTCGACTTCTCGGTCCAGGACGACCCGTCCTTCCGGCTCGAGCATCTCGCCCCCGGCCGCTACGCACTCCGCGCTCACCAGTGGACGGCGGAACCGGCCTACGGCGACGAGTGGTGGTCGGGCGCCTCTTCCTCCGACGGCGCCGCACTCGTCGACGTCGTCGCGGGAGCCGAATCGACCGGCGTGTCCTTCGTCCTTCCACCGTGGAAGTGGGCCCTTCCTCGCATCGACGGCCGTGACCGGTACGACACCGCGGTGCGCCTCACGGCCTCGGAGTTCGAGCCCGGCCTGCCCGTCGTGTACGTGGCCAGCGGGGCGACCTGGCCCGATGCCCTGAGCGCGGGCCCCGCCGCGTCGGCGCTCGGGGGTGCGCTCCTGCTCACGGACCCCGCCTCGCTGCCCTCGACCGTGGCAGCGGAGCTGACCCGCCTGCGTCCGACGAGGGTCGTCGTGGTCGGCTCCGAACTGACGGTCAGCGCACCGGTTCTCGACGCGATCGCGCGGGCGTCCGGAGCCCCGACTCAGAGGATCGGAGGGAAGGACCGCTACGACACGTCGCGCCTCCTCGTCGACGACGTCTTCGATCGCGATCGCACCGCCCAGGTCTTCCTCGCGACGGGCACGAACTACCCCGACGCGCTCAGCGTCGGACCGATCGCAGGACGACGGCACGAGGCGGTGCTCCTCGTGGACGGCGCTCAGCCGACGGCCGACGCACCGACCCGGCGACTCCTCGAGGACCTCTCGCCCGGCACCCTCGTGGCCCTCGGTGGAGAGCCGTCGATCCGGCAGTCCGTCCTCGATTCGCTCGCGCAGGGTCCGTGGACGATCGACAGGATCGCCGGCCGCGACCGTTCCGAGACGAGCTCCTGGCTCGTCGGCGAGTACCCGACGACGAGCGAGATGCGCTACGTCGTGACCGAGGGGGGATTCGCCGACGCTCTGGCCGTCTCGAGCGTCGCCGCCGCGAAGGGCGCGAACGTGGCCCTGACCCGCTCGGACTGCATGCGGGCAGCGATCCCAGGCAATGCGCGGCACAGCGCGATCGACACTCTCGTCCTCGTGGGCGGCCTCGGGACTCTCGGGCCCGAGGTCGCCGCACTCGCTCCGTGCCGTGGCTGA
- a CDS encoding 1-deoxy-D-xylulose-5-phosphate reductoisomerase — MRRVIILGSTGSIGTQALDVIGANRDRFEVVGLAAGSHREAVAEQARAFGVEHTAFGADEAEQLVRSVDADVVLNGITGSVGLGPTLAALEEGRSLALANKESLIVGGELVTSIAAPGQIVPVDSEHSAIAQALLAGEHREVRRLVLTASGGPFRGRDRSSLRDVTPAEALAHPTWDMGLVVTTNSSTLVNKGLEVIEAHLLFDIPYERIDVTVHPQSVVHSMVEYVDGSTLAQASPPDMRLPISLGLDWPHRVAGVGAPLDWTRAHSWTFEPLDEEAFPSVRLAKKVGVAGASYPAVFNAANEQAVQAFHLGRIGYLDILATVEAVVDAHSVDGALTRESLAAAETWARRTADERIASA; from the coding sequence ATGCGCAGGGTCATCATCCTCGGCTCGACCGGGTCCATCGGCACGCAGGCCCTCGACGTCATCGGGGCGAACCGCGACCGCTTCGAGGTGGTCGGCCTCGCCGCCGGCTCCCACCGGGAGGCGGTGGCCGAGCAGGCCCGGGCGTTCGGCGTCGAGCACACCGCGTTCGGCGCGGACGAGGCGGAGCAGCTCGTCCGGAGCGTCGACGCCGACGTCGTGCTGAACGGAATCACCGGCTCGGTCGGGCTCGGACCGACCCTCGCCGCGCTCGAGGAGGGGCGGAGCCTCGCCCTGGCCAACAAGGAGTCGCTGATCGTCGGCGGCGAGCTGGTCACCTCGATCGCGGCCCCCGGGCAGATCGTGCCGGTCGACTCCGAGCACTCGGCGATCGCGCAGGCCCTTCTCGCGGGCGAGCACCGGGAGGTCCGCCGCCTGGTCCTCACCGCGTCCGGTGGGCCCTTCCGCGGGCGCGACCGCTCCTCCCTCCGGGACGTGACCCCCGCCGAGGCGCTCGCGCACCCGACCTGGGACATGGGACTCGTCGTCACGACGAACTCGTCGACGCTCGTCAACAAGGGCCTCGAGGTCATCGAGGCGCACCTGCTCTTCGACATCCCCTACGAGCGGATCGACGTGACCGTGCACCCCCAGTCGGTCGTGCACTCGATGGTCGAGTACGTCGACGGCTCGACGCTCGCCCAGGCGTCGCCGCCCGACATGCGGCTCCCGATCTCCCTCGGCCTCGACTGGCCGCACCGGGTCGCGGGCGTCGGCGCGCCGCTGGACTGGACCCGCGCGCACTCCTGGACCTTCGAGCCCCTCGACGAGGAGGCGTTCCCCTCCGTCCGCCTCGCCAAGAAGGTCGGCGTCGCCGGGGCGTCGTACCCGGCCGTCTTCAACGCGGCGAACGAGCAGGCGGTGCAGGCGTTCCACTTGGGCCGGATCGGCTACCTCGACATCCTCGCGACGGTGGAGGCCGTCGTCGACGCGCACTCCGTCGACGGGGCTCTGACTCGGGAGTCGCTCGCCGCGGCGGAGACCTGGGCGCGGCGCACGGCCGACGAGCGGATCGCGTCGGCCTGA